CGTCAGGTATATTCTGACTTAATTTCTTAATAAGGAGATTTCGCACATCGCTTTCCAATGTAAAGGCTTTGATAATCTGCCCTCGCAGCAAGAGTAAATCCAGTTGGCGGGATGATTTAAGGAAATATTTCGGGCCGATATTATATAAATCTGAAAGTTTGCCGGCCTGTTCGTCCGTCATAAGAAGAACTCCGCTTTCGAGCTTCTTATAGTCTTTTTCGGTCATGCCGAGTTTTAAAGCTACTTGGCTTTTGGTAAGGCCATGCGTTTTCCTGCATAAACACAATAAAACGTTTTTCATTGCGAAGGAAAGTTTTGGTGAGGAATAAAAAGTTTTCAGCGCAGCAAATCAGAACAGAAAAACCGTGCAACAAATATAATTTGTTGGGATGAAAACTAACGTCTACTTACCAACGCAAACAAGCGTTTTTACAATATGGCGCAATCGATAACCCATTCAAAACCAGTTCTTGACGTCGATCAAATAAACCGGATTTTGACGAATTATGTTGTAAGATAAACGTTGGCCTATCCATCAATGCCAACAAAGCGTTTTACACATGAAGATTCCCGCTGTCGAATACCACCGCGTATCTCGTGAACGGCAAAGTGAAGAAGGCTATGGCCTGGATGCTTCGAAAGCAGATATCCATAGCTTTTTAATGTCGCATGACAAATATGAAGTTCATAAAGTGTTTGTCGAGGTTGAATGTGGCGACAGAAACAATCGACCAGAGCTTGCAAAGGCACTCAATTATTGCAAAAGACACAAAGCGGTTTTATTGGTCGCAAAACTTGACCGCCTGAGCCGCCGTGTGT
The Niastella koreensis GR20-10 genome window above contains:
- a CDS encoding helix-turn-helix domain-containing protein, which produces MKNVLLCLCRKTHGLTKSQVALKLGMTEKDYKKLESGVLLMTDEQAGKLSDLYNIGPKYFLKSSRQLDLLLLRGQIIKAFTLESDVRNLLIKKLSQNIPDGITMDEIEAPDENVSDEEQTTHQ